DNA from Microbacterium sp. SORGH_AS_0969:
GCCGCGCGTGCGTCGGCCGGGAGCGACCCACGCCCAGAAGATCTGCAGGCCCGCGGCCCCCGCGACGAAGATCGCCGTGAGCTCGAGGAGGCCGTGCGGGAGGATGAACTGGAAGAACACGTCGGCGCGGTCGAAGGCGATCATGACCGCGGCCGATTGCCCCACCCCGATCGCGTTCTGCATCATCGCCATCAGCGGCCAGATGCCCGTGACGCCGAACAGCACGCACTGCGCGGCGATCCAGGCGTTGTTCGTCCACACCGACCCCGCGAAGATCGCGTTGGGGTTCTCACGGTAGTAGTTCACGAACTGCTCGTCGGCGTAGTTCTGCAGCTCGCTGCGGCTTCCGAGGGCGGCGACCGTCGCGGGGTCGCCCGAGATCCACAGGGCCACCATCGTCGCGACGATGACGAAGCCGACGGCGACGACCAACGTCGTCCACCGCACGCGATACAGCGCGGCCGGCAACTGCAGGAGGAAGAAGCGGGGCATCTGCTTCAACACGTTCTCGCGCACACCGGTCAGCCGCAGGCGCGTGCGCGCCAGCAGGATCGAGACGTAGTCGCCCTGGGGTGTGCGGCCGGCGGAGGTCTTGATGTCGGCGAGGTCGGCGGATGCCGCGCGGTACCGCGTGACGAGCTCGTCGACCTCGCGGCCGCTCAGGCGTCGTGTGCGCCCCAGTTCGTCCAGACGCGCCCATTCCTCGCGGCGAGCGGCCGTGAGGGCGTCGAGGTCCATGTGATCAACTGTACGCATGGCTTCGTCGACGGCATCCTCACGGACCGGAGTCCGTGCGCCCGCGGCGCGCGGTGTCACGCTCGTCGACACCGCCTCCGAGGAGATCCTGACCGGCGAGGCCGTCGCCCTCGACGTGCAACCGCTCGGATTCTTCCTGCGGGCCCTCTGCTGCCTGATCGACATGATCGTCGGCGTCGTACTGCTGATCGGCGGCGGCCTGCTGCTCGTGACCATGGCGGCATCCGGGACCCTTCCGGACAGCGCCCTGCGGATCGCCGTGATCACGCTCATCGTGCTCGTGCTCGTCGTCCTCCCCACCGCCGTCGAGACGCTGTCACGCGGACGCAGCCTCGGCCGACTCGTCGTGGGTGGGCGGATCGTGCGCGTGGACGGCGGCGCCGCGGGTTTCCGCGCGGCGTTCATCCGCGCGCTGATCGGCGTCCTCGAGCTGTGGCTGACCCTCGGCGGGATCGCCGCGGTCGTCGGGATGTTCACTCCGCGCGCGCAGCGCCTCGGCGACCTCGTCGCGGGCACGGCGAGCGAGCGGACCCGCACGCGGCCCCTCCCCCCTCCCGCCCCGGGGATTCCGGCAGGGTGGGAGTCATGGGCGCAGGTGGCCGACGTCTCGCGCCTGCCCGACCGCCTCGCCGCCCGGGTGTCGCAGTTCGTCCGGGGCGCCGACGTGCTCGATCCGGCCGCACGGGTCCGTCTCGCGGCCGCGCTGGCCGATGCGGTCGCCCCGTTCGTCTCGCCGCGGCCGCCGGCCGACCCCGAGGCGTTCGTCCGCGCGGTCGCCGCCGTGCGGCGCGATCGCGAGTACCGAGCACTCGTGATCGAGCGCGAGCGGGCAGCGGTGCTCACCGACCGCTGAGGAGCGTCAGGCCCGCAGCGTCTCGTGGCGCACGACGACCCAGCCACGCGGCACCGAGAGCCGGTCGGCGTGGATCGCACAGAGGTCGTGGGCGTGCGGGTCGTCGACGCGTCCCAGCGGGCCCAGCGCGGCCATCTGGTCGCCGTAATCGTAGGTGAGCGTACTCATCGCCTCGCGGGCGCATCCCACCTTCGAGCAGAGTCTGTCGCGCATCGCGGGCAACACTAGCCCGCCGCCACCCCGGCGCCGACGCGCCGCGCCGTCGCGAGCCCACCCCGACCGAGGGTCACGCTGTGCCGGACGAACGTAGGATGGGCGCATGGTGCGTCGACGAACCCGCGAAGCCCGGCCGGTCGCCCGCCCCTCCCGCCATGGCCGACACGGCCGCGAGAACCGCAGCCCGGTCGTTCGTCCACCGCTCCCCCCGATCGACACCCGGGTGGAACGCTTCGACGTCGCCGTCGGCGCCGCGGCGGAGTTCCTCCGCTCGGCCTGGAGCGAGCTGCGGGAGGTCTCGTTCGAGATCGGCATCATGCCCCCGGCCGCCACCGATGGCATCCCTCGATGGACCGTTCTGCGCGATGAGAAGCGCATCATCCTCTACCGCGTCCCAATCGAGCGGCTCGGTCACCCTCATCACGACGACGACCTGCACCGCCGGATGATGATCGAGGGTGCCGTCTTCCGCGCCGCCGCCGAGTACCTCGACCGCGACCCGTGGGATCTCGGCCCCGAGCGCTTCCGCGACTTCTGACCCGGCGTGGCCGCGCGCTCCGCGTGCCGCCGCGGGCCCCGCGCGCGCCGGACCACGCGTCCCCGCGCTGTCCCCAGGAACCCGCGCCGGACTGGCTCCCCATGCCCGCGCGTGTTCGGCGCTGACCGGCCCACCCTCACGCATAAACGCGATTCGCGCACAGAAACACGTGCTCCTCGCGTTTATGCGAGTGGATCGCGTTTATGGTCGCCCGCCACGATGCCGACGCGCTCGAACGCGGGAGACCCGCACGGCGCCGGGAACGCCGGGGCGCCCGCCGACACAGCCTCAGCGGCAGCGGTACCCGCCGCGCCCGGCACCCCGCCCTTGAGGCCGACGCGCTCCCTGTTGGAGCCGCCCCTCTTGCATAAACGCGATTCGCTCACGAAAACACGTGCTCCTCGCGTTTATGCGAGTGGATCGCGTTTATGCGCGCGGGCCGCGACGCAACCAGCGCGCACCGCCGCCCCGCCGCGCGCAACCACGCCGCGCGCAACCGCGGAACGCCAGACCTACGGCAGGACGGTCACCGCCGACTCGGCGGTGTTCGCCGGCCACAGCGGATACCCCGCGAGAGCGCCGGTCGACGAGTACGTCACCGCGCCCCGTACGGGAGTGCTCGCCTCGAGCGTGTAGACGCCCGCGGCGACGGCTGTCGAGACGCTGCCCCCGTCGGGCACGGCGAGGGTCAGCGGCGCGCCGCCGTCGGCCGGGGTGAGAGTGACCGTGGCGTCGCCCCCGCCGGCATCCGTCGTGAGCACGAGCGCGGCACCGGCGCCCGACGCCACCGCCACCGCGCTGGAGACCGCGATCCGGGGGGCGGGGCTGTACCACGCGAAGTCGGCGCCCTGGCCGAACCCCGTGGTCGACCACGCGCCGGCGACCACGGGCTGATCGGCGGTGATGTCGACCGTGTACGCCCCGAGGTCCACCCCCGACAGGTCGAGCGAGGTCGGCTTGCCCGCCTCGAGCGGGACGGTGCGCGGCGTGCCCGGGGTCGCCGTGCCCACCGGGATGAGGGTCACGGTCGCGGTGGCTGCGGAACCGGGGGCGAGCAGCCGCAGAACGGTGCCTGCGTCGCCGCCGCCCGCCGTCAGGATCTGCACGCCGGGGATGACCAGGTGCGTATCCGCCTGGGCCGAGGGGGCGGCCTGGTCGACGCCGCCCGGGAGGAGCAGACGCGTGAGGCTCGCCTGCAGCGAGGCGTGCACGGGGGCACCCGACGCCGTGACGCGCACGACGGGGCTCTCTTCGCCGAGCAGAAGGCCGGCCAACGGCACCACGCGCTGCGTACCCGGCGCCACGACGAGGTTGCTGCCACCCGGGGGCGTCGACACGCCCTGCGCTCCATAGACGGACAGCTGCACGGTCGCGGGCACATCGCCCGGATTGCCCAAGACGACGAGGTCGTTCGCCCCGGTCGTCGTCGCGCCGGCGACCAGCCAGGACTCGGCCAGCGGAGGGCGGCACGCGGATGCCGCGAAGCCGATGAGGTCTTCCGAGGTCGCCGTCGCGGAGCCCGCGGCGGCGAGCGGCGCGGGCGCCCCGCCGAGAGGTTGGGCGCGAAGCGCCGTCGCATCACCCGAGCCGTCGCCGGTGGATCCGGTCAGCGCGCTGTCGACCGCGCCGCTGTCAGCCGGTCCGCTCAGGACCTGCTGGGGCGCGGCCGCGCTGAGCGCCCCCGCCTGTTCGGCACTGCGCCCGAGCGCCAGCAGCGGACCGTCGCACGCGAGCACGGTGTCGGACGCGGCGGGCGTGGCCTCGATGCGGACGGGGCTCGCGGTGAGCGTCGGCCAGGGCGCGGCGATCCCGGCCACCGTTCCGACCACGACCGCACCGGCCACGACGGATCCGGCGACGACGCGGGCGCTGGTCGTCGCCCAGCGGACGAGTCGGCGGTCGCTGCTCATCGGCTTCCTCCCGGGTTCGGGCCCACGATGCGGGGCGTGCGGCGCGCGACCCGGCGGGAGGCGCTGGTGGGCACGGCCAGCAGCAGGGCGACCAGGAGGACGCCCAGCGACCCGAAGGTCACGAGGCTTTGCACGCGCGCCTGGTGGTCGTCGAGCGGCGGCCGCGGCTGCACGGACGCGGTCACGCGCCACAGGTCGCCGCGCGAGGTGGTGCCGACGCCGTCGAGCGCGTCGCGCTGGTCGAGCGACGTCGCGGCCGCGAGGCGCGCACCGCGGATGACGTCGTTCTCGCCCGCCGAGGCGGACTGGAGCAGGACGAATCCGATCCCCCGCTCCCCCAGACGCTCGATGACGTCGTCCGACGAGGGGGTCGTGAGATCGGCGGCCAACGCGGCGAGCTCGCGGTCGGCGGGCTGCGCCTCGATGCGCGTGGCCCGGACCGTGCTCTGCCCGCCCACGGTGGCGCTCCCGCCCCACACGACGTCCACGCGCAGACCGTCGGCGCGCGGGTCGAGCACGATCGTGCCGATCGCGGTCGAGCCTCTCCCTTCCGCGGCGACGAAGGCCGGAAGCGTCGAGGTCGGACCGTTGGTGAGCACCGAGCGCGGGTGCGACTGATCCAGGGATGCCGTGAGCGCGGGGCTCACGGCGACGAGCAGGGCCGCGAGAGTCACGAGAGCGCCGATCGGCCGGAGCACGCGCACGCGTTCGACGATCCCGGCATCCAGAGCCACCATCGCACTGCCGACCACGCCCAGCCACGCGAGGCTGAGGCCCGCACCGGGCCAGAGCGGCACCGCCGTGCCGTGGTCGAAGGAGACGGCCACCCCGACCGCCGCGAAAGCCGTCGCGAGGCCCACGGCCGCGATGATCAGCAGGGCGGATGCCGTCACCCAACGCGGGGTGAGGACAGCCAGCAGAGCGAGGACGGCGAGCGGAGCGATCAACAGCCCGACCCACCAGACCGGGCCGTCGATGACGCTCGCCCATCCGCCGGGATCCGAGCTCGGGAAGCCCGCGGCCAAGAGCGCGCGCCCCACCGGGTCGGCCGAGACCTCGTTGCCCGCGTAGGGGATGCCGGGGTCGGCGAGCAGCCCCCAGGGGTTCCCGGTGCGCACCTGCGTCCACACGAGGGGCGCGAACACCACGATCGACGGCACTACGAGCCAGACGACGCGCGCCACCCCGCGTCCGGCGACGAGAGCCACGACCACGAGGGCCGCGGACCACAGCACCACGACCGCGGGGGCGAACGACGGCGCGCACGCCAGCACGAGCACGAGCAGAACGGATGCCGCTCCCGCCGGCGCCCAGGCCCGGTGGGCGACGCTCGCGGCGTAGAAGAGCCAGGGCAGGAGCAGGTGGGCGATCAGGGCGGCGGGGCGACCCTCCACGATCGCGGCGAGGAACGTCGGGGCGAGCGCCCACGCGACCGCGGCGGTGATGCGCAGCAGCGACGACTCGGTGACGCGCGTCGCGGCGAACCACCCGCCGAGGACGGCGAGCGGGAGCGCGAGAACCCAGAGGACGACGAGGGCGCGAGAGGGATCGCCGGGTGACAGCGTGCCGATGACCGCGATGATCGCGGAGAACGGATCGGCCGGGCCGATGGCATCCAGGCCCAGGGGGCGCTCGCCCCACGCGGCGTCCTGCCACAGCTGCACGACCGTGGCACGCAGGGGCGCGAGAGCGCCGCCTCCCAGCACGGGCCAGGCCAGCAGCGGGAAGAAGAGCGCGGCCGAGACCGCGAGGGCGCCGAGCACGGCCCACGCGCCTCCGCCGACGAAGAAGCGCAGTTCGGGGCGGACCGGGGCGTCGGTGACACCGCCGTCCGCGGCCTCCCACCGCAGCCGCATCTCGGAGCGCGAGACGCGCAGGGGGGCGATGCGGGACCAGCCGACCGAGCGGACGGCGCGGATCCGGCGCCGCGCGCGCGCCACCGCCGCGATGCGGGCCATGACGAGGATCGTCGCACCCCACTCGGGGAGGACGCGGTAGGGCACCTTCCCGATGAGGTGGAGGATCGTGCGCCACAGCGCCAGCGGGAGGAAAGACAGCCAGTGCAACGGGACGGCCGCCGCCGGTGCGTAGACGAGACGGCGGTGCAGCTGCGCGGTCCGCTCCGCGAAGGCGCGGCGGCGCGCGCGGCGGCGACCGCGGGCCATGGCCGCGACGCCGTCCCCGGCGACCGCGACGCGCGCCGCGGGGACGAGGGAGACACGGTCGCCGGCCAGGCGGGCGCGGACACCCAGGTCGACGCCTTCGTCGGCACCGCCGAGGGCGGGGTCGAGACCGCCCAGGGCCGTCCAGGACTCGCGGCGGATCAGCAGTCCGCGGACGTCCGCACCGAGGACGTCGGCGTCGCCGTCGTGCTGGCCCTGGTCGAACTCGCCCGCCGCGAGCTCGACCGTGCGCCCGTAGCGCGTGAGGCTGATACCGAGGGAGACGATCTCGTCCGGCTCGTCCCAGCGGACGAGCTTGGGAGCCGCGACCGCGAGTGACGGCGAGAGCTCGAGCGCCCCCGCGAGCCGGACGAGGGCGTCGGATTCGGGGGCGGTGTCCTGGGCGAGGAGCCAGACCGCGTCGCCGGTGAGCCGGGGGGTGGCCAGGGCGGTGGCGACGGCGAACGGAGTTCCGGCCGAGGCGGTGATGACGCCTTCGGCACCGGATGACGCGGCCAGTTGGGTCAGCTCGGGATCGGCCCCGCACAGCACGATGGTGAGCGCATCGACGGGTCGGCTCTGCGCGGAGATCGCCGCGAGCGTGCGCTTCAGATGGTGCGCGGCGGGAGTCCGGCCCTCGGGGCGGACGACGAGAATGGCGTGAACACGGGCGGGCATGGCGCAGTCAGCCTAAGCGCGCTCCCGCACGTTCGCGGACGCCGCGCCGGGGTGAGGGCGATCGCCCGGAAAGGACCGTCGCGTCGGACGACGGATCAGGCGCGGCGCTTCAGCTTGCGACGCTCGCGCTCGCTGAGACCGCCCCAGATGCCGAAGCGCTCGTCGTTCTGGAGGGCGTACTCGAGGCACTCGGACTTGACGTCGCACGAGGTGCAGATGCGCTTCGCGTCGCGCGTGGAGCCGCCCTTCTCGGGGAAGAACGCCTCGGGATCGGTCTGCGCGCAGAGCGCATCGGTCTGCCACGCGAGCGTGTTCTCTTCGACGGCGTCGATGTCGCGACGGACTCCGGGGACACCGAGGTCGACCGGATCGACGAACCAGTTGTCCGGAACACCGGACCGGTACTGCGACGTCATGTCGTCCTCCCCCACAGTCGAGCCCTCGTGACGCGGATTCGCGTACGAGTAATTACACCTGTGTCATTCGGATTGGTCAAGTCGCGGATCGTAAACCCTCAAGGCCGACCTGAACCTTCACGCGGGCCGTCGGCGTGTCGCGGCTCACTCCCCCGGCATCGCGACGAACACCTCGCCGCCGCTCACGACGAGGGGACCTTCGTCCGCCGTGGCGAGCGCCGCCTGGCCGGGCGCGAGCGCGACGCTCGTCCCGGACGCGCCGGTGACGGTCGCCTCCCCCGACACGCCCGCCGCGATCGAGACACCGCGCAGGGTGACCCGCGCCGGTGCCGCCGACGGCGCGACGTGCGCGAGGGCGAAGTCGGCGATGCCCGGGGCGAAGAGTTCGACACCGGAGTCGTCCGCTCGCGGTTCCAGGCGCGGCGGCGCCGCCGGGCGGAAGTCGACGAGGCCGAGCAGCTCGGCGACGTCGATGTGCTTGGGCGTCAGGCCTCCGCGCAGGACGTTGTCGCTCGCGGCCATGATCTCCACCCCCAGGCCCGACACGTACGCGTGCAGCACGCCGGCCGGAACGAAGATCGCCTCGCCGCGCGGCGCAGCTCGACGAGGTTCATGAGCAGAGCCACGACGATGCCGGGGTCGCCCGGGTACTCGGCGCGGAGGTGGCGGACGAGGGCCGCCTCGGCGGCGAACTCCGGGGAGATCGCCGATGCCGCGGCCTCGACGATCTGCTCGATCTGCGGCGTGCTCGCTTCGCCGAGCGCCCAGCCGATCGCCCCGCGCAGGGCCGAGGCCGGGTCGACGTCGGCGAGGCGCTGCCGGAGCACCCGGACGCCCTCGTCGTCGCCGAGAGCGTCGACGAGGCGCCGCGTCTGATCGAGGTCGCGCAAGCCGGCGAGAGCGGTGAAGGTGTCGCTGAGGGCGACGATGACCTCGGGCTTGTGGTTGTCGTCCTTGTAGTTGCGCGAGCCGGCGTCGCGCGCGACGCCCGCGGCCTCCTCGCGGGCGAAGCCCTCGACCGCCTGGTCTTTCGAGGGGTGAACCTGGATCGAGAGCGGGGAGCCCGCGGCGAGCAGCTTCAGCAGGTACGGCAGTCGCTCGGGGGCGCCGGGCGTCGTGGGAAGCCACTCGTCGAGAGTGCGCCCCGAGCCGTCGAGCACCTGAGCGGGCGAACCGGGGTGATCGCCGAACCACACCTCCGCTTCGGGGGCGCCCGTGGGGACGCGCCCCTCGAGCTCGGCGAGGAGGGTCGGGCTTCCCCAGGCGTAGTCACGGGGAGTGTTCGAGAGGGCAACCAGCACGGGCGAAAGCCTAGCGTTCCGGCCCGTCGTCGATCGGACCCGGACGGTAGCCTGAGTCCACCATGGTCATGTACACGAACCACCCGGTCTCGGCGCCGCCCTCGGCTCCCGTCCGCGAGACCACCGGGCACCTGCTGCTGCGGGCGTGGTGCGTGTTCGTCATCGTCCTCGCGCTCGGCGGTGTCGGTCTCGTCAACGCCGTGGGCCCGGTGGTCAGCACCGTGATCGTCATCGCGACGGCGGTGGTCTCGGCCGTCGTGTGGATCGTCGTCCGCCCGCCCGTGGCCTGGCGCCGACTCCCCTGGCTCGCGTTCGGGTACGTCGCGTGGGCGTTCCTCTCCGTCCTCTGGAGCGCCTGGCCCGCGGCATCCGTCCTCACTCTCCTGCTGCTCGGGATCACGACCTTCCAGGGGCTGTTCGTCGGTGCGGTCCTCACGTGGCGCGACGTCGTGCGCGCGGTGGCATCGGCGGCGAAGTGGATCGTCGGTCTGTCGCTGCTGTTCGAGCTCGCTGTCTCCGTGTTCGTGCGCGGACCGATCCTGCCGGGCTTCGCGCTGCCGGCCTCGCGCATGGACCCCATCGTCTACTGGTCGCGCGACAACCTCTTCGACGGCGGACGCATCCAGGGCATCTTCGGCAACGCGAACCTGCTGGCATCCGTGATGCTCGTGGCGATCATCGTGTTCGCGATCCGCTTCGCCGCCGGCGCTCCCCGTCGCCTGTGGCTGCTCGGCTGGATCGTGGTCGCCGGGTTCCTCTTCGTCCGCGCGGGGTCGGCGACCGCCCTCGTCTCGGCGGCCTTCGTGGCGCTGGTGCTGGCGACGGTCCTGGTGATGCGCACCGCGCGACGTCCCGGCGAGCGCACGCGGTGGTACGTCCTCTACGCCCTCGTGGGGCTCGGCGGCGGCGCGGCCCTGTGGTTCGGCCGCGACACGGTGTTCGGACTGCTGGGGCGCGGGGCCGACCTCACCGGCCGCGAGGGCATCTGGGCTGACGTGCTCGCCCGCGCGGCTGAGCGTCCGTTCACCGGCTGGGGCTTCTCGACACCCTGGATCGCCTCGGAGCCGCTCATCGACGGCTGGATCGTCGACCACGGCCAGACGGTCGTCCAGGCGCACAGCGTGTGGATCGACGTGTTCTTCCAGCTCGGCGGCGTGGGGATCGTCCTGCTCGCGCTCGTCTACCTCGCCTATCTGTGGCGCTCGTGGTTCTTCGCGATCGATCGCCCGCGGTGGGATCTGCGGGCCGATCGCCCGTACTCGCCCCTCACCCTCCTGCCGACCCTCATCGGGGCGCTTCTCGTGGTGCAGGGGCTGACCGAGTCGGGGCCGCTGCTCCTGTGGGGCTGGATGTTCGTGGTGCTCTTCGGAGCGAAGATCAAGCAGGCGCCCCTGGTCGGCGTCGGCCCCGCCGAGCAGAGCATCGCGATCGAGCGCGGCGAGCCCCAGAGCCACGGATCGTGAGGGCGGCGCCCGCCCTGCTCGCCTCGGCGGGCTTCGCGCGAGCTTTCACCCTCACGGTCTTCGCGGCCGTCTTCGGCTCGA
Protein-coding regions in this window:
- a CDS encoding stage II sporulation protein M produces the protein MDLDALTAARREEWARLDELGRTRRLSGREVDELVTRYRAASADLADIKTSAGRTPQGDYVSILLARTRLRLTGVRENVLKQMPRFFLLQLPAALYRVRWTTLVVAVGFVIVATMVALWISGDPATVAALGSRSELQNYADEQFVNYYRENPNAIFAGSVWTNNAWIAAQCVLFGVTGIWPLMAMMQNAIGVGQSAAVMIAFDRADVFFQFILPHGLLELTAIFVAGAAGLQIFWAWVAPGRRTRGAALAAEGRSLATVAVGLIFALALSGVVEGFVTPRDWPWQVKIAIGAVALGVFLFYMLWVGKRAARAGETGDLTEYEAGTPTLTAG
- a CDS encoding RDD family protein, coding for MASSTASSRTGVRAPAARGVTLVDTASEEILTGEAVALDVQPLGFFLRALCCLIDMIVGVVLLIGGGLLLVTMAASGTLPDSALRIAVITLIVLVLVVLPTAVETLSRGRSLGRLVVGGRIVRVDGGAAGFRAAFIRALIGVLELWLTLGGIAAVVGMFTPRAQRLGDLVAGTASERTRTRPLPPPAPGIPAGWESWAQVADVSRLPDRLAARVSQFVRGADVLDPAARVRLAAALADAVAPFVSPRPPADPEAFVRAVAAVRRDREYRALVIERERAAVLTDR
- a CDS encoding DUF3499 family protein, with the protein product MRDRLCSKVGCAREAMSTLTYDYGDQMAALGPLGRVDDPHAHDLCAIHADRLSVPRGWVVVRHETLRA
- a CDS encoding DUF5719 family protein produces the protein MSSDRRLVRWATTSARVVAGSVVAGAVVVGTVAGIAAPWPTLTASPVRIEATPAASDTVLACDGPLLALGRSAEQAGALSAAAPQQVLSGPADSGAVDSALTGSTGDGSGDATALRAQPLGGAPAPLAAAGSATATSEDLIGFAASACRPPLAESWLVAGATTTGANDLVVLGNPGDVPATVQLSVYGAQGVSTPPGGSNLVVAPGTQRVVPLAGLLLGEESPVVRVTASGAPVHASLQASLTRLLLPGGVDQAAPSAQADTHLVIPGVQILTAGGGDAGTVLRLLAPGSAATATVTLIPVGTATPGTPRTVPLEAGKPTSLDLSGVDLGAYTVDITADQPVVAGAWSTTGFGQGADFAWYSPAPRIAVSSAVAVASGAGAALVLTTDAGGGDATVTLTPADGGAPLTLAVPDGGSVSTAVAAGVYTLEASTPVRGAVTYSSTGALAGYPLWPANTAESAVTVLP
- a CDS encoding glycosyltransferase, whose protein sequence is MPARVHAILVVRPEGRTPAAHHLKRTLAAISAQSRPVDALTIVLCGADPELTQLAASSGAEGVITASAGTPFAVATALATPRLTGDAVWLLAQDTAPESDALVRLAGALELSPSLAVAAPKLVRWDEPDEIVSLGISLTRYGRTVELAAGEFDQGQHDGDADVLGADVRGLLIRRESWTALGGLDPALGGADEGVDLGVRARLAGDRVSLVPAARVAVAGDGVAAMARGRRRARRRAFAERTAQLHRRLVYAPAAAVPLHWLSFLPLALWRTILHLIGKVPYRVLPEWGATILVMARIAAVARARRRIRAVRSVGWSRIAPLRVSRSEMRLRWEAADGGVTDAPVRPELRFFVGGGAWAVLGALAVSAALFFPLLAWPVLGGGALAPLRATVVQLWQDAAWGERPLGLDAIGPADPFSAIIAVIGTLSPGDPSRALVVLWVLALPLAVLGGWFAATRVTESSLLRITAAVAWALAPTFLAAIVEGRPAALIAHLLLPWLFYAASVAHRAWAPAGAASVLLVLVLACAPSFAPAVVVLWSAALVVVALVAGRGVARVVWLVVPSIVVFAPLVWTQVRTGNPWGLLADPGIPYAGNEVSADPVGRALLAAGFPSSDPGGWASVIDGPVWWVGLLIAPLAVLALLAVLTPRWVTASALLIIAAVGLATAFAAVGVAVSFDHGTAVPLWPGAGLSLAWLGVVGSAMVALDAGIVERVRVLRPIGALVTLAALLVAVSPALTASLDQSHPRSVLTNGPTSTLPAFVAAEGRGSTAIGTIVLDPRADGLRVDVVWGGSATVGGQSTVRATRIEAQPADRELAALAADLTTPSSDDVIERLGERGIGFVLLQSASAGENDVIRGARLAAATSLDQRDALDGVGTTSRGDLWRVTASVQPRPPLDDHQARVQSLVTFGSLGVLLVALLLAVPTSASRRVARRTPRIVGPNPGGSR
- a CDS encoding WhiB family transcriptional regulator, whose amino-acid sequence is MTSQYRSGVPDNWFVDPVDLGVPGVRRDIDAVEENTLAWQTDALCAQTDPEAFFPEKGGSTRDAKRICTSCDVKSECLEYALQNDERFGIWGGLSERERRKLKRRA
- a CDS encoding type I phosphomannose isomerase catalytic subunit, giving the protein MLVALSNTPRDYAWGSPTLLAELEGRVPTGAPEAEVWFGDHPGSPAQVLDGSGRTLDEWLPTTPGAPERLPYLLKLLAAGSPLSIQVHPSKDQAVEGFAREEAAGVARDAGSRNYKDDNHKPEVIVALSDTFTALAGLRDLDQTRRLVDALGDDEGVRVLRQRLADVDPASALRGAIGWALGEASTPQIEQIVEAAASAISPEFAAEAALVRHLRAEYPGDPGIVVALLMNLVELRRAARRSSFRPACCTRTCRAWGWRSWPRATTSCAEA
- a CDS encoding O-antigen ligase, whose amino-acid sequence is MVMYTNHPVSAPPSAPVRETTGHLLLRAWCVFVIVLALGGVGLVNAVGPVVSTVIVIATAVVSAVVWIVVRPPVAWRRLPWLAFGYVAWAFLSVLWSAWPAASVLTLLLLGITTFQGLFVGAVLTWRDVVRAVASAAKWIVGLSLLFELAVSVFVRGPILPGFALPASRMDPIVYWSRDNLFDGGRIQGIFGNANLLASVMLVAIIVFAIRFAAGAPRRLWLLGWIVVAGFLFVRAGSATALVSAAFVALVLATVLVMRTARRPGERTRWYVLYALVGLGGGAALWFGRDTVFGLLGRGADLTGREGIWADVLARAAERPFTGWGFSTPWIASEPLIDGWIVDHGQTVVQAHSVWIDVFFQLGGVGIVLLALVYLAYLWRSWFFAIDRPRWDLRADRPYSPLTLLPTLIGALLVVQGLTESGPLLLWGWMFVVLFGAKIKQAPLVGVGPAEQSIAIERGEPQSHGS